The Desulfovibrio fairfieldensis sequence CGGGAAGCACTGCCGCCACGGACCGCGGCATGGCCGCATCCGCGCGCTGTTCGGCCTGAACCGTGGCGAACCCGGCGCTTTCGTGCGCGGCCGTGGCTAGGGCGCCCCTGATGGGCAGGCCCACAAGGGCGGTCAGCAGGCAGAACAAAAAGAAAAGGGCGGCCCGGCGGGCGTTGCGATATATATTGTACATGATTCACCTCGTAAAGTCTCGCCGCCCGTATGACGCAGGGCAGCAGTTTGAACGGCCTGTCCGGAAATCCGGAATTTCAGAGTCATTTACTAGGTAATCATCGTGGCCGACTTGTAAAGGAAGCGGTGGGCAACGGCCCTTGCGCCGCCGTTCCGGACAGGCTACAAACCGCCGATGGACAAGAAAATCAGTTTTACTTCGGCGGATCTGGAAGCGCTTTTCCCCGGACTGCGCATTGAGGCCGTGCGCCGGGAAGATCTGGACGCGGCCCAGGCCCATCTGGACAATCTGACCAAGCCGCGCGGCAGCCTGGGACGGCTGGAAGAACTGGCCGCCCGCCTGTACGCCATGAGCGGGGGGCGGCTGCCCCTTTCGGTCAGTCCGGCCCTGATGCTGACCGTGGCCGGAGACCACGGCGTGGCCGCCCGGGGGGTTTCGCCCTTTCCCCAGGCCGTGACCAGGCAGATGGTCATGAATTTCTGCAACGGCGGGGCGGCGGTCAACGTGCTTTGCCGTTGCGGGGGACTGGATCTGCGGGTGGTGGACGCCGGTTGCGCGGGCGGCCCGTTTGCGCCGCACCCCATGCTTCTGGACCGCCGCCTGGGCGACGGCACCGCGGATATGAGCCGGGGCCCGGCCATGAGCCGCGAAACCTGCCTGCACGGCTTGCGGCTGGGTCTGGAGCTGGCCGCCGGTGCGGCCCGTGAGGGCTACCGCTGCCTGGGCACGGGCGAGATGGGCATCGCCAATTCCACGGCGGGCACGGCCCTGTACTGCGCCTTGCTGGGCCTGGAGCCCGAAGATATCACCGGCCCCGGCGCGGGTTCCGATCCGGCCATGGTCCGGCACAAGGCGGGCATTGTGCGCGAGGCCCTGCGCGTTAACGCCGCCACCCTGGCCTCCGCCGATCCGGTAACTATTCTGGCCGCCGTGGGCGGCTTTGAAATCGCTGTCATGAGCGGCATCATGCTGGGCGCGGCCTCGCAGCGCCTGCCCGTGTTGGTGGACGGCTTTATCTGCAGCGCGGCCTATGTTGCGGCCCTGGCGATCTGTCCGGACCTGGCGGGATATGCCGTGCTGTCCCACGCCTCGGCCGAACCGGGCCACGGCCCGGCGCTGGCCCGCCTGGATAGCGGGGTGTCCGGGGGGATGTCCGGCGAACCCCTGCTGCACCTGAACATGCGCCTGGGCGAGGGCACGGGCGGGGCCCTGGCCTACCATCTGCTGCGCGGCGCGGCGGCCGTCTATAATGAAATGGCGACCTTCAGCTCGGCGGGCGTTGATGAGAGGACGGCGTAAATGGCGGAGAGCACGACTTCCGCAGCCCCGCTGCTCGCCCTGGAGGACGTGAGCCGCCGTTTTCTGGTGCGGCGCGGCTGGTTCGGGGAACCGCAACAGCTTACCGCCGTGGATGGGGTGAGTCTCGGCCTGCGCCGGGGTGAAAGCCTCGGATTGGTGGGCGAATCCGGCTGCGGCAAATCCACACTGGGCCGCCTGGCCTGCGGCCTGCTCACGCCCTCGGAAGGGCGGGTGCTGCTGGAGGGCAGGGAGTTGCCCACGGCGGGTGCTGCCAGCTGGGCCGCCGGGCGGATTCAGATGGTTTTTCAGGACCCCTTTTCCTCGCTCAACCCGCGCCTTTCCGTGCGCGCCTCCGTGGCCGAGCCTCTGGCGGCCCGTGATATGCCCCGCGCCGAGCGCCGCCGTCTGGCGGATGAAATGCTCGCCACCGTGGGCCTGGAAGGCATGGGCGGGCGTTATCCGCATGAATTTTCCGGCGGCCAGCGCCAGCGCATCGCCGTGGCCCGCGCCCTGATCACCAGGCCGGACGTGGTCATCTGCGACGAGCCGGTTTCGGCCCTGGACGCTTCGGTGCAGGCGCAGGTGCTCAATCTGCTGCGCGATGTGCAGGAGCGTTTCAGCCCGTCCTATCTTTTCATTTCGCACGATCTGGCGGTGGTGGGCTTCATCTGCCCGCGCATTCTGGTCATGTATCTGGGCCAGGTGGTGGAGGAGGCCCCGCGCGAACGCCTGTTCGCGGGCGCGGCCCATCCCTACAGCCAGGCCCTGCTGGCCGCCATGCCCACCGGCGACGGAGAAAGCCGCCTGCCCCGGATTCTTGAAGGCGAGCTGCCCAGCCCGCTCAATCCTCCCGCGGGCTGCCGCTTTCACCCGCGTTGCCCCAAAGCCGTGGATATCTGCCGCCGCGAGCCCCCGGCCTGGAAGGAACTTGCCCCCGGCTGGCGGGCGCGCTGCCATCTGTTGTGAGCACGGGACAGGCCCGCGCCGGGCGGCCAAAGGTTTTCGGCCCGGCAGCCCGAGGAGTGGGTGCGCCATGAAATTCTGTCTGAATCTCTGCAATGACATTAATTTTGAGCCGGATGCGGTGCAGCCCTGCTGCAATGTGCACGCCATTGCCGTGCCGCGCTTTCCTTTTACGGGCGGCAGGCTGGATATGGCCGCCTACGCCAGGCATATCCAGAATGTCGTGGAGCAATTGCAGAAAGGGGGCGCAGTGTGCCGGGGCTGTCCGGAATGTATCGAGATTAACGCGCCGCAGGATTCAGCCGCGCGGCTGCTGTTCAGGTCGGTCAGCATCAATATGCACAGGCATTTGTGCAATTGCCGATGCGTGTACTGCGATTTGTGGCGAGGCCACGGCGCGGGTTACGCCATTCTGCCTGTGCTCCGGAGCCTTGAAGAGCAGAAAGTCTTGCGCCGGGATTGCTTTTTCAGCTGGGGCGGCGGCGAACCGGGCATCCTGCCGGATTTTGAGGAAGCCAGCCAATGGATTCTGCATAACGGCTGGCCGCAATACGTGCATACCAACGCCTTGCGTTTTTCCCCGGCCATTGCCGCTCTGCTGCGGGACGGCAAGGGCGGCGTCAACGTCAGTCTGGACAGCGCCTCGCCGGAAGTCTACCGGGCGGTCAAGGGGGTGGACGGTTTCACACGGGTGACCGCCAATATTGAACGCTACCGGGCGGCGGCCCGCGAGGCCGGACTCATCCATCTCAAGTACATCATTTTTGAAAAGAACAACGCCGTCGCGGAACTGGAACGCTTTTTCGCCCTTTGCCGGGCGCTGGACGTCACCTCCGTGCAGTTTTCCCTTAATTTTCAGGAGTTGAACGGCGCGGGGCCCGCCCCCAAGACGCTGCTCGGGGCGGCTTTTTTCCGGCACCGGGCCGCGTCGCTGGGCATGGCCTGCGTGCCGTTTTTTATTCCCAAGCGCTGGTTGTCCGTCATTGACGAACTGGAACAGCGGCACTTTTCCGGAGCCGTGGAGCGCTCCTTGCCCTAAACACAAGGAAGCCCCGCCGGCGGCGGGGCTTCCTTGTGTTTAGTCAAATCAGGCGCTGTCGGAAGGCCTACCTCTCAAAATAGGTATAGCCGCGCAGGCCGTCCTCAAAAGCCTGCATGACGGCGAAGCGCTCGCTGGGCGAGATGCGGCCCTGGCGCACGGCCTGCTCGGCGGTGCTGCGCAGATCCTCCAGGATGCGGCGCGGGTCATATTCCACGTAGCTCAGGATGTCGGCCACGGAATCGCCGCGGATTTCGCGCACGTATTCATAGCTGCCGTCCTCCGAGGCCCGGATGGAGACCACGTTGGTGTCGCCCATCAGATTGTGCAGATCGCCCAGGGTTTCCTGGTAGGCCCCCACCAGAAAGACACCCAGATAATATTCCTCGCCGTCGCGCAGGGGATGCAGGTCCAGGGTGGATTTCATGCCCTGCGGGTCGATGAAGTGGTCGATGCGGCCGTCGGAATCGCAGGTGATGTCCGAAATAATGCCTTGGCGCGAGGGGAATTCCTTGAGCCGGTGTATGGGCATGATGGGAAAGAGCTGGTCAATGGCCCAGGAGTCGGGCAGGGACTGGAACACGCTGAAGTTGCCGTAATAGATGTCCGCCAGGCTCACGTCGATGTCCGCCAGATCGCGGGGCACGTTCTTGAGCCGGGTTTTTTCCTGGGCGATGCGCATGATGATGGCCCAGAAGAAGCGCTCGGCCAGGGTGCGCTGGCGCAGATTGACCCGGCCCGTGGAAAAGAGCTGGCGCATTTCATCGCGGTAATAAATGGCGTCGTTGTAGCATTCCTGAAGATTGCGCAGGGAAATGCCGGACAGAACCTCGCGCAGGTTGCGCACCGGTTCCGGCGCGTCCTCGGGCAGCTCGTCGGGCAGCTGCACTTCCTCCACCACGCTCACGTCCAGAATATTGAAGAGCAGCACGGAATAATAGGCCACCGTGGCCCGGCCCGACTCGGTGATGATGTGCGGATGCGGCACCTGCTGCTCGTCCAGGATGCTCATGATGGCTTCCACCACGTCAGCGCAGTATTCGTCCAGGTTGTAGTTGCGCGAGGAAATGTAATTGGTGTGCGAGCCGTCGTAGTCCACGGCCAGACCGCCGCCCAGGTCCAGATAGCCCATGGGCGCGCCTTCCTGCACCAGGCCCACGTACAGGCGCGCGCCTTCCATGACCCCGGTGCGGATGTCCCGGATGTTGGAAACCTGCGAGCCCAGGTGGTAGTGCAGCAAACGGAAGCAGTCCAGCATGTCGTGGGCTTTGAGGGTGTCCACCACGTCCACGATCTGGGCCGGGGACAGGCCGAAGGTGGAACGCTCCCCGCCGGAATCCGTCCAGTGGCCGCCCGCCTTGACCGCCAGCTTGGCCCGTACCCCGATGTTGGGGCGCACGCCCAGCACCTTGGCGCGCTCCAGCAGCACGTCCAGCTCGCCGGGCATTTCCAGAACGAAAAAGACGTTGAAACCCAGGCGCAGGGCCTGGAGGCCCAGGTCGATGAATTCCGCGTCCTTGTAGCCGTTGCAGACGATGCAGGCCTCGGTGTCGCGCATCAGGGAGACGGCGGCGATGAGTTCGGCCTTGGAACCCACTTCCAGCCCGTGATGGTAGTGCGCCCCGAACTGGGCGATTTTTTCCACTACCTGCTGCTGCTGGTTGACCTTGATGGGGAACACCCCCCGGTACTCGCCGGTATAATTCAGGGTTTTGATGGCTTTGCGGAATGATTCGTGGATACTGGTAATGCGCGAATCCAGAATATTTTCCACCCGCAGCAGCACGGGCATGTCATAGCCGCGCTCATGCAGACCGGCGATGATTTCCGGCAGGGGAATCTGGGGGCCCTTGGGGCCCTGCGGGCAGACGACCACTTCGCCCGCGTCCGAAACATTGAAATAGCCGGCGCCCCAGTTGCGGATGCCGTAAAGTTCGATGGAATCTTCCACCCGCCACTGTTGCAATGCGCGGTTTTTGGCCAACGTGTTCTCCTTGGATGCCGCCGCCCGGCGGGAAACAATGAGGGCATGCGCCCCGAAGCGGCGTCATTATGCCGTGAAAACGCGCAAAGTCAATGTTTGCGGGCGCTGCGGCCCCGGCGTGCCCCAGGCCCTCCCGTCAGGGTAATCGTATGAATGCTTCAATAGCCGGGTATTCATTTGCTTTCATTAAGTGAGTCTTCCTTCCTTATTCCCGCGAACGCGCCGATAACGCCGCCCGCGCGGAAAAGGCGGATTTTGTAAAATAACCGCAAAGTTAGAGCAAGTCTGCCGCAAGAGTATTTTTTTTAGCTCTGTTCATGCGATTGTCCTGCCGTTCCCGTAATGTCCTCTTGACGAAGCGCGGGGCATGATTCACTTTCAGCAAATGACCGGACCGGCGCGCGGCTGATGCTGACGCGCGCTTCCGCGCACCTGTTTCGGGGACGATCATGAAGCATTTTTCGCGCTGGTGTCTGATCCTGCTGCCGTTGCTGGCGGCCCTTCTGAACGCCTGTTCCGGCGACGACGGCAAGACCGTCGGCCCGCCGCCCGCTCCCGTGCATGTGCAGAGCGTGGCGCGCGCCGACGTGCCGCGCCTCTTGCACGTGGTGGGCAATGTCAAAGCCTCGGCCACCGTGGGCGTCAAGCCACGGGTCACGGGCGAAATTCAGGAAGTCCATTTCAAGGAAGGTCAGGACGTGCGGGCAGGGGAGTCCCTGATCAGCATCGACCCGCGCCCCTTTGAGGCCGCCCTGCGTGAAAAGCGCGGTCTGCTGGCAAAATCCCAGGCCCAGCTGAGCAAAGCCAATGACGACATGCGCCGCTACGGCAAGCTGGTGGGCGGCGGCTATGTGAGCCGCGAGGCCTATGAGCAGACCGCTACCGAGGCGGCGGCCCTCAAGGCCACGGTGCAGTCGGACAAGGCGGCTGTGGAAAGCGCGGCCCTGGATCTTTCCTACTGCACGGTGACCGCGCCCATCAGCGGCCGGGTCGGCGCGCTCAATGTGGACAAGGGCAATATGATCAAAACCACGGACGACACGCCCATTGTGACCATCGACACCCTTTCGCCCATTTATGTGAATTTTTCCGTGCCCGAGGTCCATCTGCCGGTGATTCTGGAGCGCATGCGCCGGGGGAGCGTGTCCATCACGGCCACCCCTGCGGGCGGGACAGTGGAAAACGGCCTGCTGACCTTGGTGGACAACAGCGTGGACACGCGTACCGGCACCATTCGTTTGCGCGGCAGCTTTGAAAATGAGGACCGCCGCCTCTGGCCCGGTCAGTTCGTGGAAGTGGAACTGCCCCTGGGCATGGCCCCCAAAGCCCTGACCGTGCCCAGCCGCGCCGTGCAGTCCGGCCGCGAGGAATCCTACGTCTATCTGGTGGATAAGGACAGTCGCGCCGTCTACCGCAAGGTCAAGGTTCTTTTCGAGCATCAGGGCGCCAGCGTTGTGGAAGGCGAACTGGCCGAGGGCGACCGGGTGGTGGTGGACGGCCAGGTGCGTCTGGTGCCAGGGGTGGCGGTGCGGATTCAGGGAAGCGCTGAGTAATGGTCTTTACTCATCAGCGTTTCCCCGTGAATAGGCTTCAGCCGTCTTCTCTGACCCGGCAGACGGCCGCGCCGTTGCTCATTCCGGCCACGGCTTTGAGGAAAGCCGCCAGGCGCTCCTCCGGCAGGCTCACCCCCAGACCGGCGGTGGCCTGATAGTCCTCATCCGTAATCCGGGCCTCAAACGTCGGCAGCAGGCGGCGCAACCCGTCCAGATGGGCGTATTCCAGCGTGAGATCCAGATGGGCCAGGGGCACCTGTTCGGCCAGCGCCAGCGTGCTGAGATTTTCGCGTACCGAATCCTGATAGGCCCGCACCAGGCCGCCGGTGCCCAGCTTGACGCCGCCGAACCAGCGCGTCACCACCACGCAGATTTCTCCGATGCCGCAGTGCAGCAGCACCTGCAGCATGGGCCGCCCGGCCGTGCCGTGGGGTTCGCCGTCGTCGGAAGAGCCGATCCGGGCGGTCTGCCCCGGCGCGCCCGCCGCGTAGGCCCAGCAGTTATGAGTGGCGTCGGCATTGGCGCGGCGGATGGATTCCACAAAGGCCCGTGCCGCCTCCGGACCCGGCGTGTGGGCGCATTGGGCCAGAAAGCGGCTGCGGCGGATGAGCAGCTCCGTGCGGTGGGGCCGGTCCGGTCCGGCGGCGGGAATGGGGTAGCGCGTCATCAGTCCGCTTCGCTGTCTTTTGCCGGGCAGAATTCGCGGATGCAGGCCGCGGCCGCCGGAAATGTGGCCAGCAGTTCTTTTCTGCGGCCCAACTTCAGGTCCGCGAAGTCAAAGCCCGGCGATACGCTACAGCCCACCAGGGAAAAGCCGGAACCGGGGCAGGGCGTGGCCCCGAACCAGAAACCGGCGGGCACGGCGTACTGGAGGTGCTGGCCGTCCAAAGGCTTCTGCCCCAGCATGACTTCCCGCGCCGCGCCGTCCGGCCCCAGCAGGGCCAGACGCAGGGGGCCGCCCAGATAAAAATGCCAGATCTCGTCCTGCCGGATGCGATGCAGGCGGGAATAGTCGCCTTCGCGCAACAGGAAGAGGATGGCCGTGCCGAACGGGCGCGGCCCGGCAAAGCCCGGCGGCAGGGCGGCCTGAGGAATAGTGCCGCTGCTGCAATACGTGCGGCGGTAAAAACCGCCTTCCGGATGGGGGGCAAGCGCGAAATGGGCGATCAGCTCTTCGGGGTTCATCAGAATTTTAGTAGCGTGCAATGCCGCCAAGGGCAATGGGAAAATAGGCTTTTCTTTTTCGTCCAGGCTCGCGAGGGAGGGCGAAATGCGGTGCTGGAAAGTTGTAATGGAAGGATTTTTATAAAATTACATTATATTAATAGGTTATCTAATTCTCTCCAATTTTTTCGAGGAAATGCGCAGAAAAGGCTTTACAAGGCGGACGGCTTTCTATAAACAGTAATCGTTCGCATTAATGGAAACAATAAACTTCAGATACGCAAAAGGAGCAAACAATGAGCAAGACCCAGGAAAATTTGATGGCCGCTTTCGCCGGTGAGTCCCAGGCCAACCGCAAATATCTTGCTTTCGCCCAGGTGGCCGACAAGGAAGGCCTGCCTCAGGTCGCCAAGCTGTTCCGCGCTGCCGCCGCCGCTGAAACCATTCACGCCCACGCGCATCTCAAGAACGCGGGCAAGATCGGCGACACGGCCGCCAATCTGCAGTCCGCTCTGGAAGGTGAAACCTACGAATTCACCAAGATGTATCCCGAAATGATCAAGGACGCCGAGGCCGAAGGCAAGACCGCCGTTGCCAAGTATTTTGAATTCGCCAACAAGGTGGAAGAAGTGCACGCCAATCTGTACAAGAAGGCCATTGCCAATCCTTCCGCTCTTGCCAATGTGGACTACTACGTCTGCAAGATCTGCGGCTACACCCACGAAGGCCCCTGTGAAGCCTGTCCCGTGTGCGGCGCGGGCGCGGCGGCTTTCTTCAAAGTGGAAGAATGCTGCAAGTAACCGATCCCGCGCGCCGCTCCATGCCGCTTTGGGGGCGGCATTGACGCCGGATGCGCGACTGTGATGGTTGGAGGGGCCGCCGTAAGGCGGCTCCTTTGTCATTTG is a genomic window containing:
- a CDS encoding cupin domain-containing protein; the encoded protein is MHATKILMNPEELIAHFALAPHPEGGFYRRTYCSSGTIPQAALPPGFAGPRPFGTAILFLLREGDYSRLHRIRQDEIWHFYLGGPLRLALLGPDGAAREVMLGQKPLDGQHLQYAVPAGFWFGATPCPGSGFSLVGCSVSPGFDFADLKLGRRKELLATFPAAAACIREFCPAKDSEAD
- a CDS encoding ABC transporter ATP-binding protein: MAESTTSAAPLLALEDVSRRFLVRRGWFGEPQQLTAVDGVSLGLRRGESLGLVGESGCGKSTLGRLACGLLTPSEGRVLLEGRELPTAGAASWAAGRIQMVFQDPFSSLNPRLSVRASVAEPLAARDMPRAERRRLADEMLATVGLEGMGGRYPHEFSGGQRQRIAVARALITRPDVVICDEPVSALDASVQAQVLNLLRDVQERFSPSYLFISHDLAVVGFICPRILVMYLGQVVEEAPRERLFAGAAHPYSQALLAAMPTGDGESRLPRILEGELPSPLNPPAGCRFHPRCPKAVDICRREPPAWKELAPGWRARCHLL
- a CDS encoding rubrerythrin family protein, which produces MSKTQENLMAAFAGESQANRKYLAFAQVADKEGLPQVAKLFRAAAAAETIHAHAHLKNAGKIGDTAANLQSALEGETYEFTKMYPEMIKDAEAEGKTAVAKYFEFANKVEEVHANLYKKAIANPSALANVDYYVCKICGYTHEGPCEACPVCGAGAAAFFKVEECCK
- a CDS encoding YigZ family protein, encoding MTRYPIPAAGPDRPHRTELLIRRSRFLAQCAHTPGPEAARAFVESIRRANADATHNCWAYAAGAPGQTARIGSSDDGEPHGTAGRPMLQVLLHCGIGEICVVVTRWFGGVKLGTGGLVRAYQDSVRENLSTLALAEQVPLAHLDLTLEYAHLDGLRRLLPTFEARITDEDYQATAGLGVSLPEERLAAFLKAVAGMSNGAAVCRVREDG
- the cobT gene encoding nicotinate-nucleotide--dimethylbenzimidazole phosphoribosyltransferase; amino-acid sequence: MDKKISFTSADLEALFPGLRIEAVRREDLDAAQAHLDNLTKPRGSLGRLEELAARLYAMSGGRLPLSVSPALMLTVAGDHGVAARGVSPFPQAVTRQMVMNFCNGGAAVNVLCRCGGLDLRVVDAGCAGGPFAPHPMLLDRRLGDGTADMSRGPAMSRETCLHGLRLGLELAAGAAREGYRCLGTGEMGIANSTAGTALYCALLGLEPEDITGPGAGSDPAMVRHKAGIVREALRVNAATLASADPVTILAAVGGFEIAVMSGIMLGAASQRLPVLVDGFICSAAYVAALAICPDLAGYAVLSHASAEPGHGPALARLDSGVSGGMSGEPLLHLNMRLGEGTGGALAYHLLRGAAAVYNEMATFSSAGVDERTA
- the speA gene encoding biosynthetic arginine decarboxylase; this translates as MAKNRALQQWRVEDSIELYGIRNWGAGYFNVSDAGEVVVCPQGPKGPQIPLPEIIAGLHERGYDMPVLLRVENILDSRITSIHESFRKAIKTLNYTGEYRGVFPIKVNQQQQVVEKIAQFGAHYHHGLEVGSKAELIAAVSLMRDTEACIVCNGYKDAEFIDLGLQALRLGFNVFFVLEMPGELDVLLERAKVLGVRPNIGVRAKLAVKAGGHWTDSGGERSTFGLSPAQIVDVVDTLKAHDMLDCFRLLHYHLGSQVSNIRDIRTGVMEGARLYVGLVQEGAPMGYLDLGGGLAVDYDGSHTNYISSRNYNLDEYCADVVEAIMSILDEQQVPHPHIITESGRATVAYYSVLLFNILDVSVVEEVQLPDELPEDAPEPVRNLREVLSGISLRNLQECYNDAIYYRDEMRQLFSTGRVNLRQRTLAERFFWAIIMRIAQEKTRLKNVPRDLADIDVSLADIYYGNFSVFQSLPDSWAIDQLFPIMPIHRLKEFPSRQGIISDITCDSDGRIDHFIDPQGMKSTLDLHPLRDGEEYYLGVFLVGAYQETLGDLHNLMGDTNVVSIRASEDGSYEYVREIRGDSVADILSYVEYDPRRILEDLRSTAEQAVRQGRISPSERFAVMQAFEDGLRGYTYFER
- a CDS encoding efflux RND transporter periplasmic adaptor subunit — protein: MKHFSRWCLILLPLLAALLNACSGDDGKTVGPPPAPVHVQSVARADVPRLLHVVGNVKASATVGVKPRVTGEIQEVHFKEGQDVRAGESLISIDPRPFEAALREKRGLLAKSQAQLSKANDDMRRYGKLVGGGYVSREAYEQTATEAAALKATVQSDKAAVESAALDLSYCTVTAPISGRVGALNVDKGNMIKTTDDTPIVTIDTLSPIYVNFSVPEVHLPVILERMRRGSVSITATPAGGTVENGLLTLVDNSVDTRTGTIRLRGSFENEDRRLWPGQFVEVELPLGMAPKALTVPSRAVQSGREESYVYLVDKDSRAVYRKVKVLFEHQGASVVEGELAEGDRVVVDGQVRLVPGVAVRIQGSAE
- a CDS encoding radical SAM protein; translation: MKFCLNLCNDINFEPDAVQPCCNVHAIAVPRFPFTGGRLDMAAYARHIQNVVEQLQKGGAVCRGCPECIEINAPQDSAARLLFRSVSINMHRHLCNCRCVYCDLWRGHGAGYAILPVLRSLEEQKVLRRDCFFSWGGGEPGILPDFEEASQWILHNGWPQYVHTNALRFSPAIAALLRDGKGGVNVSLDSASPEVYRAVKGVDGFTRVTANIERYRAAAREAGLIHLKYIIFEKNNAVAELERFFALCRALDVTSVQFSLNFQELNGAGPAPKTLLGAAFFRHRAASLGMACVPFFIPKRWLSVIDELEQRHFSGAVERSLP